The Anolis carolinensis isolate JA03-04 chromosome 2, rAnoCar3.1.pri, whole genome shotgun sequence genome contains the following window.
TAAATGTTTTATGATCTCTCTGTATTGTAATTTCAGTCACTGATTGCCTGCATTTACACAAACACCAGCTTTACTTTGCAATCCAGCATCCCATGTAATCATTATGCTTAACCTTAACTCTGTTTTCCCCATTGATGGAAGCAAGAATATTTAAGGCTGACACCCTTACtcttttcaaatttgttgtagagcATTTCAtttacagtttaatctttttttattgtTAAATTATAGGACACTTTCATTATTCACGTTATTACACACAGTTATGGCTTTGGAATGGTATCACCAAGAGACTTTGTCTCCGTGGTGCATATTAAAAAGTATGATGGAGATTTAATGACATCCAACTGTAAGTAATGATTATTCATTGGGCTGGGGTTAATAAATGAATTGCATCTGTGGGTCTGTGGTTAGGAATTTTAATTAGGGATTTGCCCGAGTACTGTACAGTGAAGATAGCCAGAATATTGTACAGTACAATCCCCATATGTATGGATTTGATACCTGTGATTTCACTTACCcacaattcaaaaatatttatctcTGGAAGTATTTGTGGTCTTGTTTAAGTTCCCCAGTCTAATTCTATGGTAGTTTTCTGGCCCAAGTGAAAACATAGAGttcgctattatccatggtttcagatatCAATGGGAAGATCCTAATATGTGTACCCTACAGATACTAGGGTCTTACATTATtaaatagaccaggcatgggcaaacttcagccctccaggtgctttgaacttcaactcccacaattcctaacagccagcaggttagtaggaattgtgggagttgaagtccaaaacacctggaaggcctaagtttgtccatgcctgaaatAGACTTTATGTCCTTGCATTGGAAAATAAATATGCACATAGTTTGGACACACATCGTATTGTGAGGCAAAAGAACACCAGGTAAAACTTTCTTCTTCTGGAAGGGTCTCAGTCCTTGAATGAATATTCTTTTGAATACTGTTCAGTTTTTATGGCTGACCCTTAacatcattttaatattttaacatttttcataATGAATTCACTAATTTTCCTCTTGAAGGAAGCAACAAATAATTTTAGTAATAttcttcttttttgcattttgggACTTATTGTATGTAGTTTGTACATGGTTGTCTGTGCAGTAAACAGCACATTCTATGGAGAATAATGTTATTTCTGAGCAGAAATATGATTTTTGTGCAGTACAGGAAGCAGAACAGGTCGGTTCCTATGCAGATCAACTATGTAAGAACCAGCAGTGCAGAATTTATCTTTCTGAGCAGAAAaggctattttctgtgcaaatccaCTAGGTGCAAATTGTGGACAGAGAAATCCTGAACTGAAAAGATTATTGTTAGTTCAACACTAAAAAAACTTTCACATTTtggctatttaaaaaaatattggcaaATATCATTTCTATTCATTCTCAGGAGTACTCCCATACTGGCAATGGACTGATTGACCCATAAGAGTATTTTCTAATTctaaaatcttatattatttgatcATCTTTATTCCATTTTGGCTGCTTTATTGGtttttatggtaatatttgtgaTTTTACTGCTTTCTATTTATGTTTGTAAACTATTGAGAGTGTTGTCCAGTAGGCAGATACaaacagtttaatttttttttgaagcCGGGCCCTAGAAGTGCTGGGTAGATTTAAGTACTTGATAGATTTAGATGAATATATTTACTTTAACATGCTTGGGAAAGTGGCTGATAGACTTAAATCAATGTAATTATTTTGTGCGGTAAGAACACATGCTTGATCAATATTAAATCTGAGATGTAATACCCAGAACAGTATGTGTGATGGAGAGTGTGAAACTTTAGCAATTGATAGTGAAAAATGTCTTACACTCTTTCATTATGCTGCAATAAACTTCAGCATATCTGGGCCTAAAAATCAATGTGTGGTTTTGGATTATGGATGATTCTGCACAAAACTGAATTGCATACTTGCTCAAAATGCACAGTGTATCTATGTGGTTTTTGCTTCCTGAATGGATTTGCAGATAAGGGTGGTGGTACTGTAGTTTGAATGAAAAGAGAATGAAGACAGAGTGGGAAAACACAGGAGAGATGCAAATGGAATGTGATGACATTTGGACCCCTCATATAATTCTGTGCGTTTAACATCCgcagaagaaaacaaacttgctgtcTGAATGGCATTTaaattcctttttgttttgtcaCGTTAAAGCTGTTGGCGTCAATCATCCAAGCTGTCCTTCATGTCCAAAATATGTCCGTGGTAACAACTATCCTTCTGGTTATGCATGTTCTCCCTTTCCAGGGTAAGCCTTTTTACAGCCTTTTTTCAGTAAATGACAAAGGGCCATGCTCATTTCCAACATGGACACCAAAATAAACTCTTTCATGATTGAGTTGCTTCATATAATGCAAAAATGATGAGTTTGTATTACTCAGTGAGCCATTTGACACATGTTCCTTTCTTTCCATGCTCAATTTCAATTAATTTCCTCAATTTTCTTGAAAATTGTAGTGTGTCATTACATCCAAACAGACAAAAGCACCATTTGTGTGAGCCCCACAAACCAAGATCAAACTATGGTTTCCCAAATCTGGTTCAGAACAGTTGCAAAAACCAATTTGCTGGCTAGGCATAATGGCAAAGCATGATATCTGTGAAAACAAGTAACTCTTTTGGTTAAAGCATTGGGAGTATTGAGCTGTGAGTTTGGTTTTAGCCCTCATCCTCACTGAGCAATAAAGCATAGAAATGTTTTTCAGGATGGGATGGACTCTTTCACAGCAAACAGGCAAAGAGCGGGTTCTTATTCCTGACACTCTTCTTCCCATGACTGCTGACTTACTCCATCTCATGGTAGAGCTGCTCCTGCTGAGAAGCCATGAAGACACAGGTTTTAACAGTCTCCTTTGAAATCTGTGAAGAAGAAATAGTTGTAACAGGTGCCCTGTGTTTCATTTGAAACCCAGGACACATGCACACATGAAAACATTTTGGGTCAATGAAGCCCAGGGGGGCAGTGAAGGAGGAAGGATGGCCTCTAGATACAAAATGCAGcttaaaaaccaaaacacaaagCTGTGTTGACAACCTTTACTTACTAAGCTCCTTTGTATTAATGAAAACATGTCCCAGGTAGAGCAAACCTATTGCTTTTACTGATACGCTGATTCACTATTAAACAGTTGACCTGTGGACCTGCTGGATCCACTGTAGTTGAAACTAGGGGAGGAAAGAATATTGGAACATATCCCACCATGTGATGAAAATGAGGGTACCCAAAGGCCAAGAAACTTTAATGAAGATAATTCCATTTGATGAAGAAAATGTAATTATTTGCCCAGAAACATCACTATCTGCACAGGAAACATTCTTGCACAGAAAATTCAGTTTTCTACATGTGTACGTGCCCAGAGTTAAGTGCCAAATTTTGAATAGTTCTCAAAATAATTgagttttggggtctttcttgCACCAAGGAAAATAGCAAAACTCTCTACTGTTACAGGTGGCAGGCTCCCACccttgcttcctttaaaaagcagcttaaaacttggctttttcacTGCGCTTTTGAATAACTGAATCCCCATGTTTAAAAGTCAGATCAATAACATCTTAGTTCCCTTTTCTCATAACAAATTGGCCGGCCATCTCCCTCCCCTTCAGTCCTGGAATATTTACTCTTTGTCCTtgacccaaagcactttagaattATGTCATTGCACCTTAGTTTTGGTGACCCCAtcatgccatcccctccaccaacctggtggtccattttattttattttattttaactgattttatttttagcTGATTTGTATGTTAACTGACtttttatgatttactgtattgtataactgctgattttactgtctttgtattgcaatgtgttttgattgttttattgtttggtatttcgggcttctgacccatgtagccgccccgagtccctgccgggagatggtggtggggtagaaaaataaagtattattattattattattattttattatgacacagcaaacaagatagatatgctggatttcatatcacaaaatcacaagtcgaacacttcccaagtgtctaggactgtgtgatgtattttcggatgatgcgtgcagatcccagtagggtggccttttgcagttggcagattgtgatattattattattattattattattattattattattattattattactatttgcattcctgtttggaattcaccAAGAGAATTCCCATGTTAACATCAATTTCACGGTAATACATTTGATTCTAGGGACTGTGGGTCTTGCCCTAGACCTTCTATTTACAAAATATGATTATTTTCTTTCAGAAACCCTCAGCACACCAAATTTGTGGCAATCCTGCAGGTGGATTTAGGAGGACTGTTACTGCCTTCCCTGATAAGCTctgttttgcctacaactctcGTAAACTTCATCACAGACTGCAAAGCTG
Protein-coding sequences here:
- the stard6 gene encoding stAR-related lipid transfer protein 6 isoform X2, yielding MDYRQIGEEVATKVLSYIQEDISEWKVERITHRSKWDKAVQSYRNVETIDKDTFIIHVITHSYGFGMVSPRDFVSVVHIKKYDGDLMTSNSVGVNHPSCPSCPKYVRGNNYPSGYACSPFPGNPQHTKFVAILQVDLGGLLLPSLISSVLPTTLVNFITDCKAGLRLRARRRSVPLKPTSV
- the stard6 gene encoding stAR-related lipid transfer protein 6 isoform X1, with the protein product MDYRQIGEEVATKVLSYIQEDISEWKVERITKNIKVWSKPSEDFEGMLYRAEALVETPPDKLFPFLYLPEHRSKWDKAVQSYRNVETIDKDTFIIHVITHSYGFGMVSPRDFVSVVHIKKYDGDLMTSNSVGVNHPSCPSCPKYVRGNNYPSGYACSPFPGNPQHTKFVAILQVDLGGLLLPSLISSVLPTTLVNFITDCKAGLRLRARRRSVPLKPTSV
- the stard6 gene encoding stAR-related lipid transfer protein 6 isoform X3, with the protein product MLYRAEALVETPPDKLFPFLYLPEHRSKWDKAVQSYRNVETIDKDTFIIHVITHSYGFGMVSPRDFVSVVHIKKYDGDLMTSNSVGVNHPSCPSCPKYVRGNNYPSGYACSPFPGNPQHTKFVAILQVDLGGLLLPSLISSVLPTTLVNFITDCKAGLRLRARRRSVPLKPTSV